From a region of the Procambarus clarkii isolate CNS0578487 chromosome 18, FALCON_Pclarkii_2.0, whole genome shotgun sequence genome:
- the LOC123754279 gene encoding uncharacterized protein isoform X2 encodes MENEVQVLEVLPKSEETAAAESEHEEGEISEEDDDDEGDFTQERRKSKKISSVTSEVIIYDDYGRTAIFTSPKKRANSGGETSSYPRVAKGVRRWSRDDSSKWREKDKEIGKHQKDGAMGRRRPSAQLEGADLSVRKKNKRKLQASKKGREKTEFEKDAPGDPQVPKKKADYDQARRHRSPSSPRVSEISSCSDDESSLKPQRGRGKENQGSSSVSRVRPRSPLPYGPAKPPSQSTSIKQPPVHKPTFKKSSKHMLPKSPAQKFIYRKSTLLRNCHKPSKNLGKGSISSYAQKQSQIKNCKANTVKSSKISDGNKSDQLSKEKMQDIVLLKGQKQPPPGSLGEMLLKKTMKGKLKVRVEAGESNTLADEEGSVSKSVIKNILPVGEAIKDLTPECYTLDQEDEDELQLRLIALQSSLRVLSDVHKEGQDLACGSLISKIPSESNEETKNIIQVDLDQLQFVPNLFQQSRDKFMVNSNLESISEQRCDKSFPEQGNVLENSSVEKNIQGGGESSIMRDIEAMLDGISECSTQSPATPDNIGCEIVIDSINTHKSYMGSPATSSQQVNNVEDELIRDAKELSDCNQDPVDMDICDSSPEDEENTLEDDVLQEIGDDIPLVIKESLDTPSLMDISNERSSLLNEQSSTSSGPEGPQQNSNFQIPVEWAYMMPPPPPPDQPANDLSNIDNWCYDQNMYLQSMQSQCDSNTQYSHYDTQELNKPDWEGQQSDSPQWNCSHNEDHAVNLTNKDVVSSKASMSQDSDGSNVSKVENLEEKHVADSQKNLKDLPAEQYQAFMKVMIKQQTSQPKHTSNDNGQRNLIEVPLIKDVGKYSSQMCTANQLVLKSQISPNRGIMISKKSEARRRKRERQKKRSIQTKKKQGSASTIVRHLEQVTVNIDPMQNAEPLPEEEDEDVLRAKLLIDLSKKKQQKAETPKPVHKLSASVKTGKYLCRQKNSDQKFSYGCRETGELSPAHSYPSSSESSPIARIRVGQAAFLKSMHKQSRIKEGSPTHTFRTDSRPGLSDIGGFGLDPKSSQYDYVVPQDFSAHAEGPKFKFPLVKPVIINLNSDSEDETEEGRIGKQTSRKENVPEVSHSGAISSSIDLFLKSIRNARTGEGRSIPENPRPSGNSSPRTKIVPKDSTPNVVRHLSRTQQVEYRLLKEQLRMKEMLHRKKKLQQQRPFMSNRSTFSDTSEGSDRDSRNSYGVASAGPSGKFHKVSNFGPERESILDCPEPDGASGSGGMSSSREVCFKEMGRLQIQLANISNFENQVNVFSSGEVDDRGSNEPHPSNVVGTSESSQEVSAAEDEDEDTLRMRVLQTLQKNMSGRKVETIPGRITPLGDISQHETSDMYISNVPEDEKSTTTLKVVIHQNVHVSTKSVQESASRRNERQVVIQQNETEGKQESSREEQHDVDMGGEWMVLDEVLEEGIEGNGGNHSSDGEDGKLCRDFETENAEDEMAKDHVILGVNSSNIAGGLSGVRKPTLEGNECSGLIGAGETEVAESTLMTGVKNSKVKDKGDSGGLKDSLSTVSHEEHMASKNLACISTGQDIEGVAQVCKDSLLKEEKSGNSVINDKDKLKMNIQSRTYSEDGSKVMDVTSVTIQTCGILASENSGPHKPDNIKDGDTNVNKGFSIGDVSLSSSIPSSSSVTHYDTLSESDVENIKPGVNTSAKVCNNIESVNTMDKGSPPVEKPREVLLRTCSKVGQQNATDHINGSETDLNAVQIVDMSVNVKRKLQEVEKEKCKSLKINAKTSLLKLSTEKQELKIEKQGITKKTETKMGGATQGKSVKPTETLCPTDVNNWAVSGNSVSSGAKAENSVSSGAKVGYQPKASGKGVCQEDREKSVKNKRILLLKEIEHKYSDKRLGLNKVITQLASLVQEAKDEGLQMESLKKSLMDLRKQLKEKEMQLETKSSIFKSKMESIRELQTQITTDRKVINDLEQKGKLLGQQEYGSGYTLPKVLGSPHSKTKDAFRKKQLASNIDALRQQMRDVSNKSKARLQVDAHTDKTGSIKVLNMADNNHCSMSKPAPKIVSPNQNLGNYGTAFEGNVKATVKTQLQAEKSQNKVNRSSSSPVACSSKSKCFSPENVCGGNPSPKRKEAPSCNERSTKVARSQKDGENSTVLEKGATAGEGKTSGASLCSSHEVHLNTVEDGEKLDEMNELCPHDLLGRCNDDSCTYQHLAQPRNGSCGLMKPAASLTAKAGEPLRSPKTGMSRSGRMGPNTATVMIKPGGGTGTQGFNVGTKLKGSDGIIDRAGLNSEIKGAVMVSMTQVESGTGKLEGGLIGPTAGTLSLGSDLGPVPRVGTEGPVPRVGTEGPVPRVGTEGPVPRVGTEGPVPRVGTEGPVPRVGTEGPVPRVGTEGPVPRVGTEGPVPRVGTEGPVPRVGTEGPVPRVGTEGPVPRVGTEGPVPRVGTEGPVPRVGTEGPVPRVGTEGPVPRVGTEGPVPRVGTEGPVPRVGTEGPVPRVGTEGPVPRVGTEGPVPRVGTEGPVPRVGTEGPVPRVGTEGPVPRVGTEGPVPSVGTEGPVPSVGTEGPVPSVGTEGPVPSVGTEGPVPSVGTDETEPNAEVDDIRAHVKMGTGSDTGERIAATGSERSNSKTVCADQNTDCGAFVEEDFIPLDFRIESISNENLMKVDIEHKILGCDLTSGSVHLMPGTKQEHADVCERLKRGRDGDSSSLVNSESTKKSDIKYKRRRHNSEHNTVFSCAVLPSNGECKDKDGNSFSTLEQRNDDIETETDVSNIYIEDEGHTNNSISNVNTNIWTVGNYDGKSKTDEQVQIIDVPFEELVDESTVDDPLIYMVCTTASDSSMAGIDKLLQNKQVALKETNKETRIINITEDHDMNDSSDTGKSLYEQSQEEHQSTGTFELIVHGKGVQNKNKKGKSKVKAKSCKLLDPDAEHARPSGRPNTRRKAKAASINTADKPDEACNDPIIIHHQITRAVGRRIRDAPKKVVKRPPRNCLKSVVNHGNPKRTATRQKQNRGRGRKR; translated from the exons GCGAAATATCTTCCTGCAGTGATGATGAAAGCTCTCTGAAGCCTCAGAGGGGCAGAG GGAAGGAGAACCAAGGCTCAAGCTCAGTCAGTCGAGTTCGTCCCAGATCGCCACTGCCATATGGTCCTGCTAAACCTCCATCACAGAGCACCTCTATCAAGCAACCACCTGTTCATAAACCTACTTTTAAAAAATCAAGTAAACATATGTTACCAAAATCTCCTGCCCAGAAGTTTATTTATAGGAAATCTACACTATTACGCAATTGCCATAAGCCTTCAAAGAACCTCGGCAAAGGCAGTATATCATCTTATGCTCAAAAACAATCTCAGATTAAAAACTGTAAAGCAAACACGGTCAAAAGTAGCAAGATCAGTGATGGGAATAAATCTGACCAACTGTCGAAAGAGAAAATGCAAGACATTGTACTGTTGAAGGGGCAAAAACAGCCTCCCCCAGGGAGTCTAGGAGAAATGTTGTTGAAGAAAACGATGAAAGGCAAACTTAAAGTGCGTGTGGAAGCTGGAGAATCTAACACCTTggcagatgaggagggtagtgttagTAAATCGGTGATAAAAAATATTTTACCAGTGGGAGAGGCAATTAAGGACCTTACACCAGAGTGCTATACACTGGatcaagaagatgaagatgagttACAGCTGAGACTGATTGCCCTTCAGTCCTCCCTTAGGGTCCTCAGTGATGTCCATAAAGAAGGGCAAGACCTGGCCTGTGGATCTTTGATCTCAAAAATACCATCTGAGAGCAATGAGGAGACAAAGAACATAATTCAAGTTGATCTTGACCAGCTGCAGTTTGTCCCTAATTTGTTTCAACAGAGTAGGGACAAATTTATGGTTAATAGTAACTTAGAGAGCATTTCTGAACAAAGGTGTGATAAGTCCTTTCCAGAACAAGGGAATGTTTTGGAAAATTCAAGTGTTGAAAAAAATATTCAAGGTGGTGGAGAAAGTAGTATTATGCGAGACATTGAGGCTATGTTAGATGGAATTAGTGAGTGTTCCACACAATCACCTGCAACACCAGACAATATAGGGTGTGAAATTGTAATTGATTCTATCAACACTCATAAAAGTTATATGGGTTCACCTGCAACTAGTAGTCAGCAAGTTAATAACGTTGAAGACGAATTGATTAGAGATGCTAAAGAGCTTTCAGACTGTAATCAGGATCCAGTTGATATGGATATTTGTGACAGTtctccagaagatgaagagaacaCACTTGAAGATGATGTCCTTCAGGAGATTGGCGATGACATTCCTCTCGTTATTAAAGAATCTTTGGACACACCATCTCTAATGGATATTTCAAATGAGCGTTCAAGCTTATTAAATGAGCAATCCTCCACTTCAAGTGGGCCAGAAGGACCACAGCAAAATAGTAATTTCCAGATACCAGTGGAATGGGCATACAtgatgccgccaccaccaccaccagaccaaccaGCCAATGATCTTAGCAACATTGACAACTGGTGTTATGATCAAAATATGTATCTCCAAAGTATGCAATCACAATGCGACTCGAACACACAGTACAGCCACTATGATACGCAAGAATTGAACAAACCTGACTGGGAAGGACAGCAGTCAGACAGTCCACAGTGGAATTGTTCTCACAATGAGGATCATGCAGTAAATTTAACAAATAAGGATGTAGTTTCTAGCAAGGCATCAATGTCCCAAGATAGTGATGGATCTAATGTTAGCAAAGTGGAGAATCTTGAAGAAAAACATGTTGCAGACTCTCAAAAGAACTTGAAGGATTTACCTGCAGAGCAATACCAGGCTTTTATGAAAGTAATGATAAAACAACAGACCTCACAACCTaagcatacaagtaatgataaTGGCCAAAGGAATTTGATTGAAGTTCCTTTAATAAAAGATGTTGGTAAATATTCAAGTCAGATGTGCACTGCAAATCAACTTGTATTGAAGTCACAGATTAGCCCAAATCGAGGTATCATGATTAGTAAGAAGAGTGAAGCAAGAAGGCGGAAGAGAGAGCGTCAGAAAAAAAGATCAATCCAAACAAAAAAGAAGCAGGGTTCAGCTTCAACAATTGTTAGACATTTAGAACAAGTGACTGTGAATATAGATCCTATGCAAAATGCCGAACCTTTACCAGAAGAGGAAGATGAAGATGTGTTGCGTGCTAAACTTCTGATTGATTTGTCAAAGAAAAAGCAGCAAAAAGCAGAAACTCCAAAACCGGTGCACAAATTGTCAGCGTCTGTTAAAACTGGCAAGTACTTGTGTCGCCAAAAGAACTCTGATCAAAAATTTTCTTATGGGTGCCGAGAAACAGGCGAGCTCTCTCCTGCTCACAGTTATCCTTCATCATCAGAGTCTTCTCCAATTGCCAGAATACGTGTCGGTCAAGCGGCATTTTTAAAAAGTATGCACAAACAATCCAGGATTAAGGAGGGTAGTCCAACACACACGTTTAGAACTGATTCACGACCAGGGCTTTCAGATATTGGTGGCTTTGGTTTAGACCCCAAAAGTAGCCAGTATGATTATGTTGTACCTCAAGATTTTTCTGCCCATGCTGAGGGTCCTAAGTTCAAGTTTCCTCTAGTCAAGCCAGTTATTATCAACTTGAACTCCGATTCAGAAGATGAAACTGAAGAAGGTCGGATTGGGAAACAAACCAGTAGGAAAGAAAATGTTCCTGAAGTCTCCCATAGTGGTGCGATTAGCTCGAGCATTGATCTCTTTTTGAAAAGTATACGCAATGCTAGAACTGGTGAAGGTAGAAGTATACCAGAGAATCCAAGACCCTCCGGGAATAGCTCACCGAGAACCAAAATAGTCCCCAAAGACTCGACACCTAAT GTTGTGCGACACTTGAGTCGCACTCAGCAGGTGGAATATCGTCTTCTCAAAGAACAGCTGAGAATGAAAGAGATGTTACATCGCAAGAAAAAGTTGCAACAACAGCGACCATTTATGTCTAACAGGTCCACATTTTCTGATACCTCTGAGGGTTCTGATCGGGATAGCAGAAATAGTTACGGAGTTGCTAGTGCTGGTCCTAGTGGTAAATTTCATAAAGTTAGCAACTTTGGGCCAGAGAGGGAGAGTATTCTTGATTGTCCAGAGCCAGATGGGGCAAGTGGTAGTGGAGGAATGTCCAGCTCTAGAGAAGTTTGCTTTAAAGAAATGGGAAGATTACAGATTCAACTTGCAAATATTAGCAATTTCGAGAATCAAGTTAATGTTTTCAGCTCTGGAGAGGTTGACGACAGAGGAAGCAATGAACCACATCCATCAAATGTAGTTGGTACAAGTGAGTCATCCCAGGAAGTGTCTGCAGCAGAGGATGAAGATGAGGACACGTTGAGAATGAGGGTGCTCCAGACACTACAAAAGAATATGTCGGGGAGAAAAGTCGAAACAATTCCTGGAAGAATCACACCCTTGGGAGACATTTCTCAACATGAAACATCTGATATGTATATTTCGAATGTTCCTGAAGATGAAAAATCAACGACTACTCTAAAAGTAGTCATACATCAAAATGTTCATGTTTCAACCAAGAGTGTTCAAGAGTCGGCAAGTCGGCGAAATGAACGCCAAGTGGTTATACAGCAAAATGAGACTGAGGGTAAACAAGAAAGTAGCCGAGAGGAGCAACATGATGTGGATATGGGGGGAGAATGGATGGTGTTGGATGAAGTTCTTGAAGAGGGAATTGAAGGGAATGGTGGCAATCACAGCAGTGATGGGGAGGATGGTAAACTATGTCGTGATTTTGAAACTGAGAATGCCGAGGATGAAATGGCAAAAGATCATGTGATTTTGGGGGTTAATTCTAGTAATATTGCTGGTGGCTTATCAGGTGTGAGAAAGCCTACATTAGAGGGAAATGAATGTAGTGGGTTGATTGGGGCAGGTGAAACAGAAGTGGCAGAGAGTACCCTTATGACGGGTGTGAAAAATTCAAAGGTGAAAGATAAAGGTGACAGTGGGGGGCTCAAAGACAGCTTGAGTACGGTATCACATGAGGAACACATGGCATCTAAAAACCTGGCATGTATTAGTACTGGCCAGGACATAGAAGGTGTGGCACAAGTCTGTAAAGATAGTTTATTGAAGGAGGAAAAATCGGGGAACAGTGTTATTAATGACAAAGACAAACTGAAAATGAACATTCAAAGTAGGACTTACAGTGAAGATGGAAGTAAAGTAATGGATGTTACTAGTGTTACAATACAAACTTGTGGAATACTGGCGAGTGAAAATAGCGGGCCACATAAGCCTGATAATATAAAAGACGGAGACACGAACGTAAATAAAGGATTCAGTATTGGAGACGTGTCTCTCTCTAGTAGTATACCATCTTCCTCTAGTGTCACACATTATGACACACTATCCGAGAGTGATGTTGAAAATATAAAGCCTGGTGTAAATACATCTGCTAAAGTATGCAACAATATTGAATCTGTTAATACTATGGACAAAGGATCACCTCCCGTGGAAAAGCCTCGGGAGGTCCTTTTAAGAACTTGTTCCAAAGTAGGACAACAAAATGCCACTGACCATATTAATGGGTCAGAAACAGACCTTAATGCAGTACAAATAGTGGACATGAGTGTTAATGTAAAACGTAAATTGCAAGAAGTTGAAAAAGAGAAATGCAAATCACTcaaaataaatgcaaaaacatcaTTGTTAAAACTTtcgacagagaagcaagagttgaAAATTGAAAAGCAAGGCATTACCAAAAAAACTGAAACAAAAATGGGGGGTGCAACTCAAGGAAAGTCGGTTAAACCCACAGAAACTCTTTGTCCAACTGACGTCAACAACTGGGCAGTCTCTGGGAATTCTGTGAGCAGTGGAGCTAAAGCTGAGAATTCTGTGAGCAGCGGAGCTAAAGTTGGGTACCAGCCAAAGGCTTCAGGAAAAGGAGTGTGTCAAGAAGATAGAGAAAAGTCAGTTAAGAACAAGAGAATTTTGCTTTTAAAAGAGATAGAACATAAATACTCTGATAAACG GCTTGGCCTAAATAAGGTAATTACACAACTGGCATCTCTAGTTCAAGAAGCAAAAGATGAGGGATTGCAAATGGAGTCTCTCAAGAAGAGTCTGATGGACCTGCGGAAGCAGTTGAAGGAGAAGGAAATGCAGTTGGAG ACAAAATCCAGTATATTCAAGAGCAAGATGGAAAGTATAAGAGAACTACAGACACAAATAACGACAGATCGGAAGGTGATAAATGATCTAGAACAGAAAGGAAAGCTTCTGGGTcaacag GAATATGGAAGTGGCTACACTCTTCCCAAGGTGCTAGGCTCACCACATTCCAAAACAAAGGATGCATTTAGAAAGAAGCAGCTTGCTAGCAACATAGATGCTCTTCGCCAGCAAATGCGTGATGTATCTAACAAAAGTAAAGCCAGGCTCCAGGTTGATGCCCATACAGACAAAACCGGGAGTATTAAAGTACTCAATATGGCAGATAATAACCATTGCAGCATGTCTAAACCTGCACCAAAAATTGTCTCGCCTAACCAGAATTTAGGCAATTATGGTACTGCCTTTGAAGGCAATGTTAAAGCTACTGTTAAAACTCAATTACAGGCTGAAAAGTCTCAAAATAAAGTGAACAGAAGTAGCTCCAGTCCAGTTGCATGTTCATCAAAAAGTAAATGCTTCTCGCCTGAAAATGTGTGTGGTGGAAATCCGAGTCCGAAGCGTAAAGAAGCTCCATCGTGTAATGAGAGGTCTACGAAAGTGGCCAGATCACAAAAGGACGGCGAGAACAGCACCGTTCTTGAGAAGGGAGCAACAGCAGGTGAAGGGAAGACTTCTGGTGCTTCCCTGTGTTCCAGTCATGAAGTACATTTAAATACAGTAGAAGA TGGAGAGAAGCTTGACGAGATGAATGAGCTGTGCCCCCACGATTTGCTGGGCCGCTGCAATGACGACTCCTGCACTTACCAACACCTAGCTCAGCCCAGAAATGGATCCTGTGGTTTGATGAAACCAGCAGCAAGTTTAACAGCAAAGGCTGGGGAACCATTAAGATCTCCCAAGACAGGGATGAGTAGGAGTGGGAGAATGGGACCCAACACTGCAACAGTGATGATCAAACCAGGTGGAGGGACAGGGACGCAAGGCTTTAATGTTGGTACAAAGTTGAAGGGATCAGATGGCATAATAGATAGGGCAGGACTAAACTCGGAGATTAAAGGAGCAGTGATGGTCTCCATGACACAAGTAGAATCAGGCACAGGTAAGCTGGAAGGTGGACTAATAGGGCCAACTGCTGGAACACTGAGTTTAGGATCAGACCTAGGGCCTGTGCCGAGAGTGGGGACTGAGGGGCCTGTGCCGAGAGTGGGGACTGAGGGGCCTGTGCCGAGAGTGGGGACTGAGGGGCCTGTGCCGAGAGTGGGGACTGAGGGGCCTGTGCCGAGAGTGGGGACTGAGGGGCCTGTGCCGAGAGTGGGGACTGAGGGGCCTGTGCCGAGAGTGGGGACTGAGGGGCCTGTGCCGAGAGTGGGGACTGAGGGGCCTGTGCCGAGAGTGGGGACTGAGGGGCCTGTGCCGAGAGTGGGGACTGAGGGGCCTGTGCCGAGAGTGGGGACTGAGGGGCCTGTGCCGAGAGTGGGGACTGAGGGGCCTGTGCCGAGGGTGGGGACTGAGGGGCCTGTGCCGAGAGTGGGGACTGAGGGGCCTGTGCCGAGAGTGGGGACTGAGGGGCCTGTGCCGAGAGTGGGGACTGAGGGGCCTGTGCCGAGAGTGGGGACTGAGGGGCCTGTGCCGAGAGTGGGGACTGAGGGGCCTGTGCCGAGAGTGGGGACTGAGGGGCCTGTGCCGAGAGTGGGGACTGAGGGGCCTGTGCCGAGAGTGGGGACTGAGGGGCCTGTGCCGAGAGTGGGGACTGAGGGGCCTGTGCCGAGAGTGGGGACTGAGGGGCCTGTGCCGAGAGTGGGGACTGAGGGGCCTGTGCCGAGTGTGGGGACTGAGGGGCCTGTGCCGAGTGTGGGGACTGAGGGGCCTGTGCCGAGTGTGGGGACTGAGGGGCCTGTGCCGAGTGTGGGGACTGAGGGGCCTGTGCCGAGTGTGGGGACTGACGAAACAGAACCAAATGCAGAAGTAGATGACATAAGAGCACATGTCAAGATGGGAACAGGCTCGGATACTGGTGAGAGAATTGCTGCTACTGGGAGCGAGAGATCCAATTCCAAGACTGTGTGCGCAGATCAAAACACAGATTGTGGTGCTTTTGTGGAGGAAGACTTTATACCCCTGGATTTCAGAATTGAAAGTATATCCAATGAAAATCTGATGAAAGTAGACATCGAACATAAAATTTTGGGCTGCGATTTGACTAGTGGCAGTGTACACTTGATGCCTGGTACGAAACAAGAGCATGCAGATGTTTGCGAGAGActaaagagagggagagatggtgataGTTCCTCATTAGTAAACAGCGAGTCCACCAAGAAAAGTGATATAAAGTACAAGAGACGCAGACATAATAGCGAGCACAACACTGTCTTTAGTTGTGCAGTTTTGCCAAGTAATGGCGAGTGCAAAGATAAAGATGGAAATTCTTTTTCCACTCTAGAGCAAAGAAATGACGACATTGAGACTGAAACAGATGTGAGTAACATTTATATAGAAGATGAAGGACACACCAATAATAGCATCTCGAATGTGAATACCAACATATGGACAGTGGGGAACTATGATGGCAAAAGTAAAACTGATGAGCAGGTGCAGATTATTGATGTCCCATTTGAGGAATTAGTTGATGAGAGCACAGTTGATGATCCATTAATATATATGGTTTGTACTACTGCATCTGACTCTTCAATGGCTGGTATAGACAAACTACTCCAAAATAAACAAGTGGCTTTAAAGGAAACTAATAAAGAAACAAGAATAATCAACATAACTGAAGATCATGATATGAATGACTCGAGTGATACTGGGAAGTCACTTTACGAGCAATCCCAGGAAGAGCATCAGTCAACTGGAACATTTGAATTAATAGTACATGGTAAAGGAGTTCAGAATAAGAACAAAAAGGGTAAATCTAAAGTTAAAGCCAAGTCATGTAAATTGTTGGACCCTGATGCCGAGCATGCCCGACCCTCTGGTCGGCCAAATACTCGTAGGAAAGCCAAAGCTGCTAGTATCAACACTGCTGACAAACCTGACGAAGCATGCAATGATCCAATTATCATCCATCATCAGATAACCAGAGCAGTTGGCAGAAGAattagagatgctccaaaaaaagtTGTGAAACGGCCTCCCAGAAATTGTTTAAAGAGTGTTGTTAATCACGGCAACCCAAAACGCACAGCTACACGGCAGAAACAAAATCGTGGTAGAGGTCGAAAAAGGTAG